One genomic region from Bufo bufo chromosome 3, aBufBuf1.1, whole genome shotgun sequence encodes:
- the LOC120994031 gene encoding E3 SUMO-protein ligase ZBED1-like — protein sequence MLKPTTTTTTKEMNPDQPRIDAMLQSTLPPNSEKVKRITKAVAAFIAKDLRPYSVVENSGFRYLLKTIEPRYKIPSRSHFTENVIPALYHETKAKIIASMSQASRVAITCDSWTSVTTESYVTITAHYVSKDWQILSHVLQTRAIYESHTGAHLAELLSHVVEEWQLSDKSVVLVTDNASNMIVAAQVGKFPHVKCFAHTLNLASQRALKVATLSRLLGRVRRISTFFHRSTRASHCLKEKQKCLGLKNHKLITDVATRWNSSYDMVERFLEQQPAVCATLLSPEVRRGESDLCTLNETDVSNAEDAVSALKPMKDATMLMSEERNPTVSLIAPINAQLLQSMTDTMGDTPMIHEIKNSIRTDLQKRYSSEAEKKILHTASALDPRFKGLPFILTDEERLEIFKGVTEEAASLEITSDESERTQEDHQVPRRKRTLEEEDSSPIEDNHSPPSPPKKARSLLVSLLGQSFTDTEGTIEPKKTPYAKAEEEMENYCKAPPLPLTEDPLNWWREHEVIFPLLSRLSKQYLCIPGTSVSAERVFSTAGDVVTAKRSALKPDHVDQLVFLQKNLHVPKC from the exons ATGCTAAaacctaccaccaccaccaccaccaaggaAATGAACCCAGATCAGCCAAGAATTGATGCAATGTTACAGTCAACTTTGCCGCCCAACTCTGAAAAGGTAAAGAGAATAACAAAAGCTGTGGCAGCTTTCATAGCGAAGGACCTGCGCCCTTACTCTGTTGTGGAAAACAGTGGGTTTCGCTACCTTTTGAAGACGATAGAGCCGCGTTACAAGATCCCGTCACGAAGTCACTTTACAGAAAACGTCATACCTGCACTCTACCACGAAACCAAAGCTAagataattgcatcaatgagCCAAGCAAGTCGAGTCGCAATAACGTGTgattcctggacttcagtcacgaCAGAGTCTTATGTTACAATAACAGCACATTACGTTAGTAAGGACTGGCAGATTTTGTCGCATGTACTGCAAACGAGAGCCATTTATGAGTCTCACACGGGTGCTCATCTGGCAGAGCTACTTTCTCATGTTGTGGAAGAATGGCAGCTGTCCGATAAATCTGTAGTGCTTGTGACCGACAACGCGTCAAACATGATAGTTGCAGCTCAAGTTGGAAAATTCCCCCATGTGAAATGCTTCGCCCATACACTGAATCTTGCATCCCAGCGAGCGTTGAAAGTGGCCACTCTCTCTAGGCTTCTTGGCAGAGTACGTCGGATATCCACATTCTTTCACCGCAGCACTAGAGCAAGCCACTGTCTAAAAGAGAAACAGAAATGTCTTGGCCTGAAGAATCATAAGCTGATAACTGATGTGGCAACAAGATGGAACAGTTCATACGACATGGTCGAGAGGTTCTTGGAACAACAACCTGCAGTCTGTGCCACCTTGCTGTCTCCAGAAGTCAGAAGAGGAGAGTCCGATCTCTGCACTCTAAACGAAACAGATGTGTCAAATGCAGAGGACGCCGTGAGTGCATTAAAGCCAATGAAGGATGCAACCATGCTGATGTCAGAAGAGCGCAATCCAACAGTTTCTCTCATTGCCCCTATAAATGCACAACTTCTCCAGAGCATGACAGACACGATGGGAGACACACCCATGATCCATGAGATCAAGAATTCTATTAGAACAGATCTCCAGAAGAGGTACAGCAGTGAGGCCGAGAAGAAGATCCTTCATACAGCCTCTGCACTGGATCCTCGCTTTAAGGGACTGCCTTtcatcctcacagatgaagaaagATTGGAGATATTTAAAGGAGTCACTGAGGAAGCTGCATCCTTGGAG ATTACATCAGATGAGAGTGAGAGGACACAAGAGGATCATCAAGTGCCTAGAAGAAAACGAACTCTGGAAGAAGAGGACAGTTCACCCATCGAAGACAACCATTCTCCACCATCTCCTCCCAAAAAGGCCAGATCGCTGCTCGTGAGTTTGCTGGGACAgtctttcactgacactgaaggtACAATAGAACCCAAAAAGACCCCCTATGCCAAGGCTGAAGAGGAAATGGAAAACTATTGTAAAGCCCCACCTCTGCCTCTCACTGAGGACCCTTTGAACTGGTGGCGTGAGCATGAGGTCATATTTCCCCTCCTTTCTCGGCTGTCAAAGCAATACTTGTGTATCCCAGGTACAAGCGTGTCTGCAGAGCGGGTTTTCTCCACTGCAGGAGATGTGGTAACTGCAAAAAGAAGCGCCCTCAAACCAGACCATGTAGATCAATTGGTGTTCTTACAGAAAAATCTACATGTTCCCAAATGCTGA